ttacttaaataaaatcaataactgtttttagaaaatttgaatctttgaTCTTGTGGTTAAAATCTGAAAATGGAGGGAGAGGAAATGTGCGAGATGGGAAAAAATGCGTTGGGGTCAGACATATCTCATGCAGTGTAGCTATGTGGAAATTTTATAAATCACTTTCCCTTCCCCTTTCTTCAGTGATCATAACTTCCATTTTCCTAGTTTTGTAAGAAATTTCCTTACCAGAGTCTTGGCTATTAAAAATCCCTAAATAAAAATTTAGGGCACATTCATTCAGCAAATGTCCTTAAACTAGTGAACAAATGAATCAAGGTTTCATTCGCTCTGAGCTTTCTGAAGTGCCTGTAGCTGCATCAACATCCCGCTTTATTTCTTCCAAGCTTGACACTGCAATCTACGGTGAATGAGGGGGGAAAAATAAGCAGATTTCAGACGCCACAAACTTGGAACCTTTTTTGGATGATTGCTGGTTTCcaatttttattcttattgaAATATAAAAACCAAGACAACAAAAGGTAATCcaatttttagttttagtttttcgaAACTAGGATCCAATTTTCCAAaattgtaaaagctaaaagctaTAGTTCTTAACCGTTATTGAAAATTAGCAGCTGCCTACTACCACCTCCTTCACCCACCACTGCCATCTCTACCTACCGCCGGCTATTATTTGCCGGCCACCACTTGCTATCAAGTGCATCAATACTCAACGCCAGTAATCAATCATATTTCAGTTGTTCACACGTCTCCCTAAGGACGTTCATTTGTTGTATGATAAGTAAGGAAGAGAGCCCCTTGCTCATGAAAGAAATCTACCATCTCAAAGTAACAGTCAAGCTCGCACTGCAGAACTAGAACATTTCTTTAATTGATAGGTCAGATAGGAAGTAGGCATACAAACCAAGTTATAAATCAATAGATCAGATGATTAACTGCCTCCCTCTTGCTAGCTAAAATGGGGTGAATCTTCTCATGCAAATTTTGATTATTTAAGGAAGCGACTAAGCTAATCTCTATGAACAAACATACGCAGATGTCCCCTTTTTCTAACAAAACTATAATCATGTCCTTCAATGGTGTATAGATGACTTGGGCCATGCACCCGCCAGAGTAATCTGTATTAAGTTTcttgaaagacaagaagccaccACCAACCACCAAAAACCTTAACCCATGTACAAGAGAACAAACAAATATTGGCCATTCCAATGATGCAGCTTTAAAAATAACTTGTTATAGAgactactgatgatcagcacaATGGTTGACATCAACAGGATGATTAGCCCGGTTTGGTTGCAGAGATCATGATAAAGGATCCATTCCTGATGCGCGTAAAACCAATCAAACCACATGCACTGCAGATATCTTCGAGTTCACCTTCTGACAGATAGAGGTGTTGGCCTGAGGTTCGGGTATAAAGCTGTaaggataaaaaagaaaaggcaaatTAAGCGATTTGAGGTTATATTTGGTATTACATTCAATTTcctatttataaaaataaaaaaatatttcattttaaaaaaTCAACAATATAAACATATTTGGTGTGGTTAACTACGTTTATTTTtgtaaacataaaaaaataaaaaccatcCCTATTCTAGCTTCTAGCAACGGTTGTTATTAGAAGTGAAGGCCAAGGTAGAAGCAAGCAGGATAGTGGCAGTGGCAGCAGCTGCAATGGTGGCAGCAACGGTAATGTTGGTCGCCGCTGGCTGGTGGTGGGAGTGATTGATAACACGAAACCTATTtttctcttgattctttttttttaaaaaaaacagaaagtagGAAAAAGGCAATATGAaacatgccaaatttttttagGACACAGCTTAGCCAATTAAAATTTCCTCCTCAAaaggtttaaaaaaaaacatagccAGTTAGAAGTGCACAagaatacaaaaagaaaaaaaaacaaaaggaaccTAGCTTTTTCCATGCAAGGTTGATTTTAGGAAAAATGCAAAAGCATACTATGTTTATCACAACATTGTTAGCAAGCATGTGGGATTTTGAGATCATGAATTTCCCATTGGTTGATGGTTAACGTTTATACTCATTTCAAATTGGAAAAGTGGGGCTGTCTAAACAACTAATGAAATTCCAACAGTAGCACTGTATAGatgagaaaatattattttttcctcCTGCTTGCAgcccattatttttattttcatatatAAATGAATCAAATGTTTTCTATATTGGCCGAATAAGGTATTACCTCACGTATTGCTCTGAAGATTGGAACAGCTGGAGGAATAGTATCAAGAACAAATGTTGTGGCAACAAATACACCTCCAGGGCGGAGTACTCGACTTATTTCTGCGACCTACAAGACAATTCAGGTAAGAGAAGGAAAATTCAGATTGGAGAAGGAAAGTACTTTTCTTTCATTGCCATAAAGTTATTTATTATGGGGGAGACAAAAGCAAGGAGCTGAATTCATTATTCCTTCTTTCAATAATTAAACAAAACCAACTCAAAAGTTTTATTGGAAAGAATATGAacataaataataatttaatttacTGATGCACTATGGTATGCTTTCTTTTTACTGGATAATCTAAAGAAATGGATAAGAAAACCAACTATAAGAACCGTAACTAGCTAACTGATGTTCGAAACTTTTAGTTCTGCAATACAAACAAAATCATGCTGGCCTTTGGCCTACTAATGATTGAGAATTAAGGCTTAAATAGGTAAAAAACCATGCTGCGAAGCTCAACACAGATTGAGAAATGACTGTCCTTTTTCTTTCACTATTTCATGACGCGAGTTCCAGACTAATCAAAGGACCATGGCAACAAGATATAGGTTTGGTGTTGGAACTAGGACCCTGGTAAAAGCTGAACCAAGCCTCTGTGACCACCTTAGTGTCAACCTTTTTTTCCAACACCAACCAGTAAACAATCATGACTCGGAGAACCACTAAGATGAGCAGTACAACTGCACAAAGGCTTCAAACCAAGTCAATCAACTAGCGGGCATAATATTAGGTCAGCATTGATCATAAAGTAGTCTCTAGTAATTTAATATAGGGTTAGATCATAGAGGAGAAGACAAGCTTTTGGTAGGCTCGGATTTGTCATGGTGGTGATGGTTAGAGGGTACAGTGATGGTGCCAAGCAGAGAGAGCGAGCTTAACACCACACAGTAGAGCACCTTCTCGAACATATAATCTATGTATCCTAATTTAACTGCTTAAGCTCCTAGACATATCTTGCACTGTGAAACTCGGTCTCCTGAGTTTTAACTTGTTCACTAAAGAAAAGTTGAGTGGAGAATGCACTCACAGCAGTGGATGGTGAAGGCCAACAATGTAATGCAGCACCAGCATGCACAGCATCAATGGAACTTGAAATAAATGGAAGTCTAGAGATATCAGCTCTGACCAAGATTAAATTCCTGCAGAAAACTTGCATGATTTtagttcttttaaaaaattGCAACCTGAGATATAAACTACCTGTAAGATACTAAGCCTTCATATAACTTTTtattttgaaagatttttgcaAGATAATTCTGAAGGTCCTGACAATCTCTATTGATATATAAGAACATTAGCTTATGTGGAAGGAGAAAAACCAACTCTTTTGAAATGCCCTTCTGCTTAATGAATTCATCACACTGCAGCAGCATATTCTCTGAGAAATCCAAAGCAACAACAAGTGAATACATTCCACTTTCAGCAAATAGCCTTGAAAACAAGCCACTTCCACAACTTGCATCGACAATAGTTCCTCCAATGGTTGGTGTAAGGTAAACTTTAGCCATTTCAAACTGCAGTACAAGAATATCAGCGAAATTTTGATATTGgacaaatgtgaaaaccacaaggAAAATAAACCTGAAAAATTCATATCACACAATGTATATTATAAAGTGGTTCAATTATGCTTCTTATTGGTACTTCAGAGAAAACTTTCCAAACTTTTGATGAGTTTTCTCAGAATTCTAAGAAGAGTAAAATTGTTAGTATCTCCTAGCTCATACTTGTATAAActgcataaaaaaaaagttgctgAAATGAAAGACTGCAACAATACAAATGAGTCATTTATCAATTTACAATGGACAACAATATATAGCTGGAAGTCGGTAAACTACAAAACCTCTCTTTGTGGGCCAGGGAAACCACCCCATATGAAATTTTGTCGCCATCCCCTTTCATAAAGAAATGAAACCAATTGACTCCTGTTCCAATAAACAGTCAGTAAGAATGAAACGTGCAAGTTCCACTCAAAGTGAATCAGTTTCTTGCTCTTTGACTACCTATAGCTCAATAAAATAGGTCAACGTAGCAGGAGTTTCTTATCGTCTCTTTACAAGGGTGACGTAGTCAAGATGTTCTGCAAAGTTGTTTTACATCAGATTTCCAAGCCATCATTTACTCCCACACATAATATGTAAGTACTAAACaaggtgtttttttttaaaattttcctctATTTATCATTTTTATAGCATTCAATGCAAACAAAGAGATGCACATTAATTCCCTAGATCCAGGACTAAGATATTAAAATAGGTAATCAGTCAGTAACATACCTGATGAAATGATACATAGTTTAAACAAAGAACCATTTGATAACCAATCTGCTAACTTGTTAACAGACAACAATGCAACATCACAAATGGTGCCGAAGGACTCCTATTCTTTTAAATAGGCTGCATGGATAGGGGAAAAATGTACTATTGAATGAAAAAAGAATCTCATGCTAATtgagataaattttatttatctaAGAGGCAAGCTCAAAAGGCTTACAGATCTGATTGGCATGATATTCTTCAGCAGTCAAATCAGGATTAAATTTTGGATACCAAATGACAattgacacacacacacacacacacatacacgcgcgcgcgcgcacgcgcgcgcacacacacagagagagatagagagagagagagagagagagagagagagagagagactccatGAAAGTTGAGAAAGTCTCAACATTAATGTTGAGAAAGCCTTTTCCTACCAAATATGGTTCAGCCACAGCACACAACTCAATGATGAGAAAGGCTATCTAAAAGCATAGAACAGATTCTAGGACCATCATATTGGGTTAGCAATAGCACACAACTCGATGTTAAGAAAAAGGCTCCCTAAAAGGATAGAGCACATTTTATGACCAGTAGTCAAACTTACATCAATATTGAATCCCTAGCAATGGCAAATCTAGGTAAGTGAAGAGCTTTTCATATAACCTATATGCTTGGTGCGCAGGTAGGGAAATCTACATTATTGGTCACAGCTGAGCTTGTGGAACTAAAGAGCAATCCTTCAAAATTTCCCTAGACTTGCAAAGTATCTAGACTAAGGGGAAAGATATCTTTTGCTGCCGTTAAATTTTATGTATTTTAGATGCACAAACAAggcaaagagccaaaagaatgCTGTTCCAACAGGATGGCACAAACTTAGGAAATATTCATACATTCATAAAAGAGATTATCAGAAAGAGATCAACAATCGTTTGAGATTTAAGAGTATTCATGACAAAGCTAGTAGGAGAAAAGTATGTTCTGACACAACCTTGTAGGACCTAAATGGATGACACATTGGAAACCACAGTGAGAAATGCTCCTAAAGCTTCCTTGCAAAGCTAGTTACAAGTTCCATTTTTGTTCGTATTAGCATCAGTTTCCATTGGCCTCCTACATCCTAAAATTTGATGTCAAAACAGTGGAGGGTTAGCTATTAAGTACTGACTAAAGTAAAAGTATCCAGAAAACCTGAATAGaacattttcattcttcaaaaaTTTAGAATCCCTCTTGGGTTGTGAAAGGGCCTTCTGCTGATACTCTAGAAGAAGCACTAGACTTAGAAGGGAACTCCAGCAGGAAGAGAAAACCTTTACAAATCTAAGCAGCTTCAGCTCCAGTATTGATACTGAGGCAAAACCAATGAATGCTGAACCGGGTTGTACCGCCTGGCTCAGGCCGAACTGTGTCGACCCGGTTGTTGATCGGATCGGTACGGGCATACAAAACGGTTCCGACCCCTAACAGGCCGATATAAGAGCGAACCGGACGGAACCAGAGTTCAGCCAGGACTCAGTGCGAACCGGCATCGAGTCTGGATCGATCTGCCATAGCGCGTCGTGCGTTGTGGCTGTGGCGCCGCGTGCGTGCTGCACCTGTGGCCTTTTTTGCTGGTTCGGTACCGGTCCGAATCGATCCGGGCGCCGACCAGTACCCGATACAGTACCGGTTTGGTGATCCTTGGGCAAAACCAAGACAAAACCCCACCCCAGCTCCCTCCTTCAAATCCTTCATGATACATGCAGGTACAGTCCTCTATACATGACCCTAACAACTCAAGTACCAAGAACAACTACATGATATTGGATGGAAAACTGCAAACCGTGACTCATTGAGAGGAGGAATAGCTACTGTACTTTAAACTAACAAGTATACAGAAAAAAAATCACAAGTGAAAGGCTTGTTCCACCacccaaataaaaaagaaggaaaaaaattaaaaaaattggcaGGGAGAACTTTAGGATTTAGAATTTTCATTTTGAGTAACCTAGAAGATAGAGGTAGCAAGAGATTTTCTATAGCATTAGTAGATAACCCCTTCTTATTTTTATCCTATTTTGCATCAGTTTTAAGGTAAAACTCTTTTTCAGTGTTCCTCTTTAGATGATTTTGGACAGATTGAGCATTACCTACCCTTGGACTCCTAAGGAATGAAATGGGAAAAAATAAGTTCCCATGCCCACTCATTCCACTCCAGTTTCTGCTATTATTTTATCTCTGACCCAATAACTAGAGCTCAACAATGATAACCAGAGACAATCATGTGGAGCAACACCCTTCTTGTCAAAATCTCCCAATCCCTTTCCTTGCATCTCACTATTAGTCTTGCATCCCTCTCCTTAACTGATCATGGCTCCTAACATTTATAACGCAACATGGAATTGCAAAGAATTGTGTGTTTTAGTAATGATTTGAGTGTTATTCATAGTTAATCTCTTCAATACATAGAACTTGCAAATCTGTTTGGGATTCCCTCACCCTGCAAATAGCATatatcttccaaaaaaaaacttgCTCGATTTTATAATACACAACGGATGCATAAGGATCAAACAACAAAGCAACCTAGTGACTTCACAAATATAGTGAAATTTTTATGTTAACTTATGAATTTTTTTGGGGAAAGTTTTATGTTAACCTATGCAAATCATATCAAgtaatttgatacatatatgaGGATCCATTTGAGACATTTGTGCATCCTATAAGAGGTCAAGGATCACGCTATGGACAAAATCATAGTTCCATTACTTAACTATGTGTATAGGTCTGTAAATGCTGAGATGGAAAGTCTGTAATGATCTAATGTGATTTTGTCATTTAAAATTAGCAACAGATATGATATAGAATTCTTTAAAAGTTTAAAGGTAAATAGTACCTAAAAAGTTCTGTTCCAGCTGGCACAGTTTCAGTGTACTCTTTTGAGCCACTAGATACTGTCAGATCCAGATATATTCCATTATTGAAGTAATCTTTCTTGCAAATATGGCATTCAACATCAGACCCAGCTGGTGATGCTCTGTAATAAACTCATCCAGTGCAACATAAAATAAACGATTAGCATATGATTTAAAACTGTAAGAACACTGGGGAAACGATCTTCATTATCTTAGGGATCAAAAGCTGACAGGTAGAGAAGAGCATCCTTCTATCAAGGCAAAATCAGATAACTTACACAGTTTGGCTTGCATTACTTTTACTGATTAATGGATAATAACAAACAGGACAGCCTAAATTATTCATCCCAGTGCTAACTTTTGCATCTGGAATAGGATCCTGAAAACACAAGAGCAGAGAAAAGGTTATCAGAGACAACAACATTCATAATTTAAGTGCCAACCAGCAAAGCACAACACTGAACAATATGCAATTTGCTATTGTTCAGTCCCTTACCTCAATGCTGCATTGGCATGATATGGGGCATGCACACTACTTGGCATGCTGCCATCCAAACCGTGCCAGTATTGAGATGGCACATGGCAAGGCATAGTAAAAATTTTATCATGCCAATGCCAGGCTGGCGCACCACCACAATGAAAGACTTTAATCCTTCTACAGCAATATgtataatatttttgaaaaataaagctCGAAGATGAATTGTCAAAGCATTATTAATTACTTCATTTAAGAATAGTTACTAAGTTGATGTGTTTGTGGCTTCATGTTAACAGGCCCTAACTATTAGCTTTTGGATCCATTGGAAGTGGTGTAATAGGTTTTGCGTGACCAGCTATTACAACATGGTTGCACAACTATATGTACATAGATATATGCTAGAGTGAGAGTGAGATGGACATTCTTTCCAGAAGGATTGGAAACAAAATCTATCAATTCAAAATCAGAGATGGACATTCTGGATGGAAAATTCACACTATTGGTCATAATCTATGTTATCAAAATACCTAGAAACCTAAATCATATATTTGGGAGGTCATTTGCTTGGATATTAAAGTCAAATATAGTCTTGGTGAGCATAAAGGACCAAGAAGTGCTCCTTTGTGATAACTTCCTTTATGTTTGATCTATTATACATGAGAAAGGAGGTATACTTTTGTGTTATCTTTGTACAGACTAAAGGATAACATAATGATGCAATGATGTGGCTAGTACTACCAACAAAAATTTGGAGCACTAAATAAGGTCTAGGCAGATAATACATAAGATGAGAATGATGGATGTGTTAAAAACTAGGACTAAGTCTAGACAGATAATACGTATGATGAGAATGATGGATGTGTAAAAAACTAGGAATAAGTATGGTGGAAGCTAGAATATTATATGAATCATTAGTTGTACCAGTATAGTTCAAGGATAATGGAGGCAGAGCTACGCATATACCCAGAAGAGAATTCAAAGAGATCACAATAAATAGTTATTAGAATTTAATGGTCAAAAACACAAAGGATGGTACCTAAAAAAAATGGATGGAAGTGatgatttcctttttttgttgGAAGAAGGTTGTAGACAGTTACTAGGAATGGATGTTGAAAGAAAGTAAGCCCAACTCCACACGTTTTCAATAAGGCATGTTGGGTGATGCTCAGACCCAAGTTTCTTTTTTCAATTTTCCCAGTTCAATTGCTTGAGAGGTAGCTTATCAGGCTTCACTATTTTGCTATTTTTGTCTCTTGTAGGATGCTCCTATTGTAGAAAAATAGGCATGCTGGTTGATGCTGAGACCcaagtttctttttttccaaGTTCAATTGCTTGAGAGGTAACTTATAAGGCTCCATAATTCTGCCATTTTTGTCTCTTGTCGGATGCTCCTATAGCAAAATTacagcaaataaaaaataaaaaatcctcTGTTCCATCTCATTGCGATCAAAAATTAGATTTTGATCAGGTGATAAAAAGACTATAACATCATCTATCTGAGACAACACCCTGTTCATCTCTGCTGAAATTCTAAATCCGTGACCCTCAACAGCCTATCACCCTCCAAACTACTGCCTATATTACCAATAAATTCATCCACCAAAaatgtcattttttttaaaattttttgaactaaaatGAACTAAAAAATCCCACATTTTTAATCATCCGACATCccattttcctcttcttttctccctaCTTTACAGGGAACCTGtaaattttttctcctttttcctcTAATAGAAGCTGGTGGACTTCGGCCCTCCATTACATTCACAAGAAAGGGGGGAAAAAAAGGGACATCCCGTAAACGTTTAAGCTAAGCATCACAAAATTTAAGGACAAAAAATCGACTGGATTTGTTAATCATAATCTAATTTTTCGAAACAATGATAGTAGCACGGTGGATACAGGTCACGTAAATTGCGATTCTTCATTCCCTGTTACATAAACATCATTTGTAGTTCTTTGCAATGATCAGCATCAAACTCTAATCAAGATTTACGATGGATGAAGAAAACCCATGAAGAAAGAAAGATCGGATTGGTAACCAAAATGAAGAATAAGAACCACGAAATTTTAGATCAAGAGAGAGCCCTGTTTACCACGGGGTTAGCCTCGACGCTGGCGGTGAC
The sequence above is drawn from the Phoenix dactylifera cultivar Barhee BC4 unplaced genomic scaffold, palm_55x_up_171113_PBpolish2nd_filt_p 000609F, whole genome shotgun sequence genome and encodes:
- the LOC103720236 gene encoding uncharacterized methyltransferase At1g78140, chloroplastic-like; this encodes MAAAVGSLRAFVPRRCLRNRGCPSAKPPLSVRIRASSSVTASVEANPVDPIPDAKVSTGMNNLGCPVCYYPLISKSNASQTVASPAGSDVECHICKKDYFNNGIYLDLTVSSGSKEYTETVPAGTELFRSQLVSFLYERGWRQNFIWGGFPGPQREFEMAKVYLTPTIGGTIVDASCGSGLFSRLFAESGMYSLVVALDFSENMLLQCDEFIKQKGISKENLILVRADISRLPFISSSIDAVHAGAALHCWPSPSTAVAEISRVLRPGGVFVATTFVLDTIPPAVPIFRAIRELYTRTSGQHLYLSEGELEDICSACGLIGFTRIRNGSFIMISATKPG